In one window of Carcharodon carcharias isolate sCarCar2 chromosome 14, sCarCar2.pri, whole genome shotgun sequence DNA:
- the sugp1 gene encoding SURP and G-patch domain-containing protein 1 isoform X1 — MAMEGDAGKAGGATKSSSERSFSLERLGSSNRPNKLYVNLMKQEELIAQKKKEIEAKMERAKKDSFTKLQVTPAQDNEQKNTSNKFANDGSFLQQFLKMQKEKASTGVPPSNSSNSSPSGTQAQKRQILIGKRPGLGVASLGSTLGQMKNYTHAKQTPIAARPSVFQSPDDEEEEDEDLEQWAEVKVSPPEEPEVRSVAEKLAKYVADGGHEVEKLAIQNNRDNPAFSFLYDRNSRAFLYYKKKVAEIKREKLSGLSVSRPPVPTSTTASSVPKVSPPEDPEIRSVIEKLAKFVADGGPDVEEMAVRDNRDNPAFWFLYDQNSDAYRYYRDTVEVFCKVKTIAQKAVQASLMAISSPATQKRKSSPEPVSSGSPSEPAPIPAPSSSSSSSSLKKKKKSRWGPEDDKIELPPPELALSMQVPGLTTQDLKGLGYQKGKPVGLVGVNELSDAQKKQLKEQQEMQQMYDMIMKHKQAMQEMQMMWEKAIQDHRHEYDSDEEIDGDAGTWEHRLRHMEMEKTREWAEQLTEMGRGKHFIGDFLPPDELDKFMETFKALKEGREPDYSDYKDFKITVENIGYQMLMKMGWKEGDGLGSEGQGIKAPVPRGTTAVDGAGFGIDRPAELNKDDDEYEAFRKRMMLAYRFRPNPLNNPRRPYY; from the exons ATGGCCATGGAGGGAGATGCAG GTAAGGCTGGTGGGGCCACAAAATCCAGCAGTGAGCGATCCTTCAGCCTGGAGCGTCTGGGCTCCTCCAACAGACCCAATAAATTGTACGTGAATCTAATGAAACAAGAGGAGCTGATAGCACAGAAGAAAAAGGAAATCGAAGCCAAAATGGAGAGAGCTAAAAAGGATAGCTTCACAAAGCTGCAAGTGACGCCTGCTCA AGATaacgaacaaaagaacacatccaACAAGTTTGccaatgatgggagtttcctgcagcagttcctgaagatgcagaAGGAGAAAGCAAGTACAG GGGTGCCACCAAGCAACAGCAGTAACTCCAGCCCCTCAGGGACCCAGGCACAGAAGAGGCAGATTCTGATCGGGAAGCGCCCTGGCCTGGGAGTGGCGTCTTTGGGAAGCACGTTAGGTCAGATGAAGAACTACACCCATGCCAAGCAGACGCCAATCGCAGCCCGCCCCAGTGTCTTCCAGTCACCAGATGAcgaagaggaggaggatgaggaccTTGAGCAGTGGGCAGAAGTGAAAG TTTCACCCCCAGAGGAGCCGGAGGTTCGGAGCGTCGCTGAGAAGTTGGCGAAATACGTAGCGGATGGGGGCCATGAAGTTGAAAAGCTCGCCATTCAGAACAACAGGGATAACCCCGCCTTCTC GTTTTTGTATGATCGCAATAGCCGAGCTTTTCTTTATTACAAGAAAAAGGTGGCTGAAATCAAACGAGAAAAACTGTCTGGGTTGTCGGTGTCCAGGCCACCTGTGCCAACCTCCACCACCGCTTCATCAGTGCCAAAAG TTTCACCCCCAGAGGACCCGGAGATCCGAAGTGTGATTGAGAAACTGGCGAAGTTTGTCGCTGACGGGGGTCCAGATGTGGAAGAGATGGCTGTTCGGGACAATCGAGACAATCCAGCCTTCTG GTTTCTGTATGACCAGAATAGCGATGCATATCGATACTACAGGGACACAGTTGAAGTCTTCTGTAAAGTCAAGACCATTGCGCAGAAGGCCGTCCAAGCCAGCTTGATGGCAATATCCTCTCCCGCCACTCAAAAGCGGAAGAGTTCTCCTGAGCCTGTTTCCAGTGGCTCGCCCTCTGAGCCTGCACCCATACCAGCAccttcatcttcctcctcctcctcttcgcttaaaaagaaaaagaagagCCGATGGGGCCCAGAGGATGACAAGATTGAGCTTCCTCCTCCTGAATTGGCATTATCGATGCAAGTGCCCGGCTTAACAA CTCAGGATTTGAAGGGGCTTGGCTATCAGAAAGGTAAGCCGGTCGGATTGGTGGGAGTCAACGAGCTCAGTGATGCAcagaagaaacagttgaaggaacAGCAGGAG ATGCAGCAAATGTACGACATGATCATGAAGCACAAGCAAGCCATGCAGGAGATGCAGATGATGTGGGAGAAAGCCATTCAAGATCACAGACACGAGTATGACAGCGACGAGGAAATCGATGGTGATGCTGGCACCTGGGAACATCGTCTGCGGCATATGGAGATGGAGAAGACCAGAG AATGGGCAGAACAACTGACCGAGATGGGTCGCGGGAAGCACTTCATTGGAGACTTCCTACCCCCTGATGAACTGGACAAATTCATGGAGACATTCAAAGCTCTAAAG GAAGGGAGAGAGCCTGATTACTCCGACTACAAGGATTTCAAAATTACTGTGGAGAACATTGGTTACCAGATGCTGATGAAAATGGGCTGGAAGGAGGGCGATGGATTGGGCTCAGAGGGACAAGGCATCAAAGCTCCCGTTCCCAG AGGCACCACAGCAGTTGACGGAGCTGGTTTTGGTATCGATCGACCAGCAGAGCTGAATAAAGACGATGACGAGTATGAGGCATTCCGCAAGCGGATGATGCTGGCCTACAGGTTCAGGCCCAACCCGCTG AACAACCCGAGGAGGCCTTATTACTGA
- the sugp1 gene encoding SURP and G-patch domain-containing protein 1 isoform X2, with the protein MKQEELIAQKKKEIEAKMERAKKDSFTKLQVTPAQDNEQKNTSNKFANDGSFLQQFLKMQKEKASTGVPPSNSSNSSPSGTQAQKRQILIGKRPGLGVASLGSTLGQMKNYTHAKQTPIAARPSVFQSPDDEEEEDEDLEQWAEVKVSPPEEPEVRSVAEKLAKYVADGGHEVEKLAIQNNRDNPAFSFLYDRNSRAFLYYKKKVAEIKREKLSGLSVSRPPVPTSTTASSVPKVSPPEDPEIRSVIEKLAKFVADGGPDVEEMAVRDNRDNPAFWFLYDQNSDAYRYYRDTVEVFCKVKTIAQKAVQASLMAISSPATQKRKSSPEPVSSGSPSEPAPIPAPSSSSSSSSLKKKKKSRWGPEDDKIELPPPELALSMQVPGLTTQDLKGLGYQKGKPVGLVGVNELSDAQKKQLKEQQEMQQMYDMIMKHKQAMQEMQMMWEKAIQDHRHEYDSDEEIDGDAGTWEHRLRHMEMEKTREWAEQLTEMGRGKHFIGDFLPPDELDKFMETFKALKEGREPDYSDYKDFKITVENIGYQMLMKMGWKEGDGLGSEGQGIKAPVPRGTTAVDGAGFGIDRPAELNKDDDEYEAFRKRMMLAYRFRPNPLNNPRRPYY; encoded by the exons ATGAAACAAGAGGAGCTGATAGCACAGAAGAAAAAGGAAATCGAAGCCAAAATGGAGAGAGCTAAAAAGGATAGCTTCACAAAGCTGCAAGTGACGCCTGCTCA AGATaacgaacaaaagaacacatccaACAAGTTTGccaatgatgggagtttcctgcagcagttcctgaagatgcagaAGGAGAAAGCAAGTACAG GGGTGCCACCAAGCAACAGCAGTAACTCCAGCCCCTCAGGGACCCAGGCACAGAAGAGGCAGATTCTGATCGGGAAGCGCCCTGGCCTGGGAGTGGCGTCTTTGGGAAGCACGTTAGGTCAGATGAAGAACTACACCCATGCCAAGCAGACGCCAATCGCAGCCCGCCCCAGTGTCTTCCAGTCACCAGATGAcgaagaggaggaggatgaggaccTTGAGCAGTGGGCAGAAGTGAAAG TTTCACCCCCAGAGGAGCCGGAGGTTCGGAGCGTCGCTGAGAAGTTGGCGAAATACGTAGCGGATGGGGGCCATGAAGTTGAAAAGCTCGCCATTCAGAACAACAGGGATAACCCCGCCTTCTC GTTTTTGTATGATCGCAATAGCCGAGCTTTTCTTTATTACAAGAAAAAGGTGGCTGAAATCAAACGAGAAAAACTGTCTGGGTTGTCGGTGTCCAGGCCACCTGTGCCAACCTCCACCACCGCTTCATCAGTGCCAAAAG TTTCACCCCCAGAGGACCCGGAGATCCGAAGTGTGATTGAGAAACTGGCGAAGTTTGTCGCTGACGGGGGTCCAGATGTGGAAGAGATGGCTGTTCGGGACAATCGAGACAATCCAGCCTTCTG GTTTCTGTATGACCAGAATAGCGATGCATATCGATACTACAGGGACACAGTTGAAGTCTTCTGTAAAGTCAAGACCATTGCGCAGAAGGCCGTCCAAGCCAGCTTGATGGCAATATCCTCTCCCGCCACTCAAAAGCGGAAGAGTTCTCCTGAGCCTGTTTCCAGTGGCTCGCCCTCTGAGCCTGCACCCATACCAGCAccttcatcttcctcctcctcctcttcgcttaaaaagaaaaagaagagCCGATGGGGCCCAGAGGATGACAAGATTGAGCTTCCTCCTCCTGAATTGGCATTATCGATGCAAGTGCCCGGCTTAACAA CTCAGGATTTGAAGGGGCTTGGCTATCAGAAAGGTAAGCCGGTCGGATTGGTGGGAGTCAACGAGCTCAGTGATGCAcagaagaaacagttgaaggaacAGCAGGAG ATGCAGCAAATGTACGACATGATCATGAAGCACAAGCAAGCCATGCAGGAGATGCAGATGATGTGGGAGAAAGCCATTCAAGATCACAGACACGAGTATGACAGCGACGAGGAAATCGATGGTGATGCTGGCACCTGGGAACATCGTCTGCGGCATATGGAGATGGAGAAGACCAGAG AATGGGCAGAACAACTGACCGAGATGGGTCGCGGGAAGCACTTCATTGGAGACTTCCTACCCCCTGATGAACTGGACAAATTCATGGAGACATTCAAAGCTCTAAAG GAAGGGAGAGAGCCTGATTACTCCGACTACAAGGATTTCAAAATTACTGTGGAGAACATTGGTTACCAGATGCTGATGAAAATGGGCTGGAAGGAGGGCGATGGATTGGGCTCAGAGGGACAAGGCATCAAAGCTCCCGTTCCCAG AGGCACCACAGCAGTTGACGGAGCTGGTTTTGGTATCGATCGACCAGCAGAGCTGAATAAAGACGATGACGAGTATGAGGCATTCCGCAAGCGGATGATGCTGGCCTACAGGTTCAGGCCCAACCCGCTG AACAACCCGAGGAGGCCTTATTACTGA
- the sugp1 gene encoding SURP and G-patch domain-containing protein 1 isoform X3: MQKEKASTGVPPSNSSNSSPSGTQAQKRQILIGKRPGLGVASLGSTLGQMKNYTHAKQTPIAARPSVFQSPDDEEEEDEDLEQWAEVKVSPPEEPEVRSVAEKLAKYVADGGHEVEKLAIQNNRDNPAFSFLYDRNSRAFLYYKKKVAEIKREKLSGLSVSRPPVPTSTTASSVPKVSPPEDPEIRSVIEKLAKFVADGGPDVEEMAVRDNRDNPAFWFLYDQNSDAYRYYRDTVEVFCKVKTIAQKAVQASLMAISSPATQKRKSSPEPVSSGSPSEPAPIPAPSSSSSSSSLKKKKKSRWGPEDDKIELPPPELALSMQVPGLTTQDLKGLGYQKGKPVGLVGVNELSDAQKKQLKEQQEMQQMYDMIMKHKQAMQEMQMMWEKAIQDHRHEYDSDEEIDGDAGTWEHRLRHMEMEKTREWAEQLTEMGRGKHFIGDFLPPDELDKFMETFKALKEGREPDYSDYKDFKITVENIGYQMLMKMGWKEGDGLGSEGQGIKAPVPRGTTAVDGAGFGIDRPAELNKDDDEYEAFRKRMMLAYRFRPNPLNNPRRPYY; this comes from the exons atgcagaAGGAGAAAGCAAGTACAG GGGTGCCACCAAGCAACAGCAGTAACTCCAGCCCCTCAGGGACCCAGGCACAGAAGAGGCAGATTCTGATCGGGAAGCGCCCTGGCCTGGGAGTGGCGTCTTTGGGAAGCACGTTAGGTCAGATGAAGAACTACACCCATGCCAAGCAGACGCCAATCGCAGCCCGCCCCAGTGTCTTCCAGTCACCAGATGAcgaagaggaggaggatgaggaccTTGAGCAGTGGGCAGAAGTGAAAG TTTCACCCCCAGAGGAGCCGGAGGTTCGGAGCGTCGCTGAGAAGTTGGCGAAATACGTAGCGGATGGGGGCCATGAAGTTGAAAAGCTCGCCATTCAGAACAACAGGGATAACCCCGCCTTCTC GTTTTTGTATGATCGCAATAGCCGAGCTTTTCTTTATTACAAGAAAAAGGTGGCTGAAATCAAACGAGAAAAACTGTCTGGGTTGTCGGTGTCCAGGCCACCTGTGCCAACCTCCACCACCGCTTCATCAGTGCCAAAAG TTTCACCCCCAGAGGACCCGGAGATCCGAAGTGTGATTGAGAAACTGGCGAAGTTTGTCGCTGACGGGGGTCCAGATGTGGAAGAGATGGCTGTTCGGGACAATCGAGACAATCCAGCCTTCTG GTTTCTGTATGACCAGAATAGCGATGCATATCGATACTACAGGGACACAGTTGAAGTCTTCTGTAAAGTCAAGACCATTGCGCAGAAGGCCGTCCAAGCCAGCTTGATGGCAATATCCTCTCCCGCCACTCAAAAGCGGAAGAGTTCTCCTGAGCCTGTTTCCAGTGGCTCGCCCTCTGAGCCTGCACCCATACCAGCAccttcatcttcctcctcctcctcttcgcttaaaaagaaaaagaagagCCGATGGGGCCCAGAGGATGACAAGATTGAGCTTCCTCCTCCTGAATTGGCATTATCGATGCAAGTGCCCGGCTTAACAA CTCAGGATTTGAAGGGGCTTGGCTATCAGAAAGGTAAGCCGGTCGGATTGGTGGGAGTCAACGAGCTCAGTGATGCAcagaagaaacagttgaaggaacAGCAGGAG ATGCAGCAAATGTACGACATGATCATGAAGCACAAGCAAGCCATGCAGGAGATGCAGATGATGTGGGAGAAAGCCATTCAAGATCACAGACACGAGTATGACAGCGACGAGGAAATCGATGGTGATGCTGGCACCTGGGAACATCGTCTGCGGCATATGGAGATGGAGAAGACCAGAG AATGGGCAGAACAACTGACCGAGATGGGTCGCGGGAAGCACTTCATTGGAGACTTCCTACCCCCTGATGAACTGGACAAATTCATGGAGACATTCAAAGCTCTAAAG GAAGGGAGAGAGCCTGATTACTCCGACTACAAGGATTTCAAAATTACTGTGGAGAACATTGGTTACCAGATGCTGATGAAAATGGGCTGGAAGGAGGGCGATGGATTGGGCTCAGAGGGACAAGGCATCAAAGCTCCCGTTCCCAG AGGCACCACAGCAGTTGACGGAGCTGGTTTTGGTATCGATCGACCAGCAGAGCTGAATAAAGACGATGACGAGTATGAGGCATTCCGCAAGCGGATGATGCTGGCCTACAGGTTCAGGCCCAACCCGCTG AACAACCCGAGGAGGCCTTATTACTGA